A DNA window from Pyrus communis chromosome 3, drPyrComm1.1, whole genome shotgun sequence contains the following coding sequences:
- the LOC137728234 gene encoding uncharacterized protein → MECIITLLQMCCRSLTFSSSSSSTAVDPAAGDAEDVDIPPHQGKYDVFISFRGEDSRLGTLMLSRLTNLKTLRFCCCHELKEFPSGSIHLLSLKVLDLHGTRISEIPDGLVGSTSLQDLDLSRSTIRSIPASIKQASQLHRLSLIGCKRLQSLPELPVDQVIRIKQRKVMMTQKPVNKVIISLS, encoded by the exons ATGGAGTGCATCATTACTCTCTTGCAGATGTGCTGCAGATCGTTAACATTTTCATCTTCGTCGTCGTCTACTGCTGTTGATCCTGCAGCTGGTGATGCTGAAGATGTTGATATCCCCCCTCATCAGGGAAAGTATGATGTGTTCATCAGTTTCAGAGGTGAGGACTCCCGCCTTG GAACCTTAATGTTGTCCCGTTTAACCAACCTTAAAACTCTCAGATTTTGTTGCTGTCACGAACTCAAAGAATTTCCGTCTGGCTCTATTCATTTGCTATCTTTGAAAGTTCTAGACCTCCATGGCACCCGCATATCAGAAATCCCTGATGGTCTCGTTGGCTCAACCTCATTGCAAGATTTGGATCTAAGTAGAAGCACGATCAGGAGCATACCTGCAAGCATCAAACAAGCTTCTCAGTTGCATAGACTAAGCTTAATTGGGTGCAAGCGGCTTCAATCATTACCAGAGCTCCCAGTGGATCAAGTTATAAGAATAAAGCAAAGGAAAGTGATGATGACTCAGAAGCCAGTGAATAAAGTTATAATCAGTTTGAGTTAA